Proteins encoded within one genomic window of Eurosta solidaginis isolate ZX-2024a chromosome 1, ASM4086904v1, whole genome shotgun sequence:
- the LOC137237548 gene encoding pre-mRNA-splicing factor RBM22, giving the protein MAMSKTTNTYNRQNWEDAEFPILCQTCLGDNPYVRMIKEKFGKECKICTRPFTIFRWCPGARMRFKKTEICQTCARLKNVCQTCLLDLEYGLPIQVRDAALKVADAIPQSDVNKEYYIQNIDRELRDGDGTEAAGAVGRSLAANEMLAKLARTAPYYKRNRPHICSFWVKGECKRGEECPYRHDKPNEPDDPLCEQNIKDRYYGRNDPVAEKIMKRAATLPTLEPPEDRNITTLYVGNLPEEITEPELRDHFYQFGEIRSIALVPRQQCAFVQYTKRGAAELAAERTFNKLVLQGRKATIKWAHSQAKQTGVAKTDRRFDVPAVPPSPASNPNDFFNLQEQVTVLPPGMKLHQIPPSLIPASSYHMYTQAYAAPYSNISMASTSAAATAIPHPPTGGAPGQVHYPSQDPSRLGAVKK; this is encoded by the coding sequence ATGGCTAtgtcaaaaacaacaaacacgtATAACAGGCAAAATTGGGAAGACGCCGAGTTTCCCATCTTGTGCCAAACATGTCTAGGGGACAATCCTTACGTACGTATGATCAAGGAAAAATTTGGCAAAGAATGCAAAATTTGTACACGGCCATTCACAATATTTCGATGGTGTCCAGGAGCACGAATGCGTTTCAAAAAAACAGAAATTTGCCAAACGTGTGCACGTCTAAAAAATGTCTGCCAGACGTGTTTGTTGGATTTGGAATACGGACTACCGATACAGGTGCGTGATGCTGCGCTCAAAGTCGCCGATGCAATACCACAAAGCGACGTAAACAAGGAATACTATATACAAAATATCGATCGTGAACTAAGAGACGGTGATGGCACCGAAGCAGCTGGTGCCGTTGGTCGTTCACTCGCCGCCAACGAAATGTTAGCAAAGTTAGCGCGTACAGCACCATACTATAAACGTAACAGACCGCATATTTGCTCATTCTGGGTAAAAGGGGAATGCAAACGTGGCGAAGAATGTCCATATCGGCATGACAAACCAAACGAGCCGGATGATCCACTCTGTGAGCAAAATATAAAAGATCGTTATTATGGACGTAATGATCCCGTAGCTGAAAAAATAATGAAACGTGCGGCTACATTACCAACACTAGAACCACCAGAAGATCGTAACATAACAACTTTGTATGTAGGCAACTTACCAGAAGAAATAACAGAGCCAGAACTGCGTGATCATTTCTATCAATTTGGTGAAATTAGATCCATTGCATTGGTGCCGCGTCAGCAATGCGCTTTCGTACAATATACAAAACGTGGCGCCGCTGAATTGGCAGCCGAACGTACTTTCAATAAATTGGTTTTGCAAGGTCGCAAAGCCACAATCAAATGGGCCCATTCACAAGCCAAACAAACTGGTGTTGCAAAAACGGATAGACGTTTTGATGTGCCTGCTGTGCCACCTTCACCTGCTTCCAATCCAAATGATTTCTTTAATCTTCAGGAACAAGTGACCGTGCTGCCACCTGGTATGAAATTACATCAAATACCGCCCAGTCTTATACCAGCATCGTCATATCATATGTATACACAAGCATATGCTGCACcctattcaaatatttcaatggCTTCTACCTCAGCTGCTGCAACCGCTATACCACATCCACCTACTGGCGGCGCACCTGGTCAAGTGCATTATCCTAGTCAAGATCCAAGTCGTTTGGGAGCAGTCAAAAAGTAA
- the LOC137237547 gene encoding NF-kappa-B-repressing factor has protein sequence MASTSKKAKQHEEYPTDWDLDYYRADHESEEHWQMRRRFMEMHKDKFPEERLVCLAAVFTNMEFMGCRYPAETMRLVAELSKEVVKDYRKSRESKLKRTFVAASEAAEARVKARSGGGSGQQNNNSSKKSRIYNNPASQISNNLFDGLKYGKFILIISGGRNCLRASALRNNMSYEETEMDAPNSRKKMCVYLNGELVASACEENLKLAKFQAFKNALEELQKNCYSIKANPLADSIKINKTNNQVVCGVSKQQVDNADDKKLDASNKGYKMMKSMGWAGGGLGSKTQGREEPVGYLLKNNRAGLGNAACKLDRKYFWQILKNYVDSEDIRELQFEPTFTKEERAMLHEIAGKLGLKSSSTGKNEERRLVISKKNYTNEQILNEVLLKKNPSYVDKYFVQVPESKARYYPEHVEQLELAI, from the exons ATGGCGAGTACATCGAAAAAAGCTAAGCAACATGAAGAATACCCCACGGATTGGGACCTTGATTATTATCGAGCAGATCACGAGAGCGAAGAGCATTGGCAAATGAGACGCCGTTTTATGGAAATGCACAAGGATAAATTTCCAGAAGAACGACTTGTGTGTCTTGCTGCAGTATTTACAAATATGGAATTCATGGGTTGTCGCTACCCGGCCGAAACGATGCGTCTTGTTGCTGAGTTATCCAAAGAAGTTGTCAAAGATTATAGGAAAAGTCGGGAGTCAAAACTTAAGCGTACTTTTGTAGCAGCTTCGGAGGCGGCTGAAGCACGTGTCAAAG CTAGATCGGGAGGAGGATCAGGACAACAAAATAATAACAGTTCCAAAAAATCCCGTATTTATAACAATCCTGCTAGCCAAATAAGTAATAACCTTTTCGACGGTTTAAAATATGGTAAATTTATTCTAATTATTAGTGGTGGACGCAATTGCTTACGGGCATCTGCACTAAGAAATAATATGTCGTATGAAGAAACAGAAATGGATGCCCCAAACTCGAGAAA AAAAATGTGTGTATATTTAAATGGCGAACTCGTAGCTAGCGCTTGCGAAGAAAacttaaaattagcaaaatttcaAGCTTTTAAAAATGCTTTGGAGGAACTGCAAAAAAATTGTTACTCTATAAAA GCAAATCCATTGGCCGacagtataaaaattaataaaacaaataatcaaGTCGTTTGTGGCGTAAGTAAGCAGCAGGTCGATAATGCGGACGATAAAAAATTAGATGCTTCTAATAAAGGCTATAAAATGATGAAGTCAATGGGATGGGCCGGAGGTGGCCTGGGATCAAAAACCCAAGGCAGAGAAGAGCCTGTAGGATATCTTTTGAAAAACAATCGTGCTGGTCTAGGCAACGCTGCCTGTAAATTGGATCGTAAATATTTTTGGCAGATATTGAAAAATTATGTAGACTCAGAGGACATACGCGAACTgcaatttgagccgacatttacCAAAGAGGAACGCGCAATGCTACATGA aatTGCTGGAAAACTTGGTTTGAAGTCTTCAAGTACGGGCAAAAATGAAGAGCGCCGTTTGGTTATATCAAAGAAAAATTATACTAACGAGCAGATACTCAATGAAGTTTTGTTGAAAAAGAACCCCAGCTATGTTGacaaatattttgtgcaagtgcCTGAGTCAAAAGCACGTTACTATCCTGAACACGTCGAACAGTTAGAACTGGCCATTTAA
- the LOC137237549 gene encoding uncharacterized protein, producing the protein MELQADEKVQLTETNLSPIKEHRKRRHPDCEEYQNGSCMSVAENEAAVDYIPAAKFRGIEFSSKVHLTDFPDEILYEIFQNLDSWTYYMLIKCCNRFSTLLEDRRFWQHIDLSQKLLPLDVLVDALKRAHKGTDCIKLSGPALKYTSTEVRTFNNTLAETFSMRCTQLSVLELRGVIVDLRNVRIVHFPKTLKRLVFRDCDVCKPPEEQTIFCGIHTHLVHLEELGIEFSNWFEPYHIMMISKIPSLRWLSLKGCKRFGEFIPYGSMAARFGFKKLEYLDLRYTPVNDSDLQCFNVVLTLKELLLDCPVSSSCSHEMKCDTPFKVERKSAGTNDCQPSTSKASATPEDSESLLSTNSFVNTSPNTSAQDGREKGGQYSCTSPQLVSPSSSSTSSSSSSSSSSSSAMSSPFASPSRLGQEQPADNYLPEPAGNVPSRSRFLPRPDQVILLDCVNRRPNIRHIRPLPNLDNQFDGLLQHPLFWNIINPLGRGTEANRPCTALVPASEINHRTCPVSDRGICSFGRPQNPVEAGVIWIRIGNRPSENSFVRLSVRNYKRVTDISLHHLVQCSPDLVYLDLSGTSVTREGVQRFKAGKPECQIIADHLIMTNDAEECPGQNLSAD; encoded by the exons ATGGAGTTGCAAGCGGACGAAAAGGTACAATTAACGGAAACTAATCTTAGTCCAATCAAAGAACATAGAAAAAGACGTCATCCCGATTGTGAGGAATACCAAAATGGTAGTTGTATGTCAGTTGCGGAGAATGAAGCTGCGGTGGACTATATTCCGGCTGCAAAGTTTCGTGGTATCGAATTCAGTAGCAAGGTGCACCTCACAGACTTTCCCGATGAAATACTTTATGAAATATTTCAAAACCTTGATTCATGGACGTACTATATGCTTATTAA ATGCTGTAACCGCTTCTCTACATTACTGGAGGATCGTCGATTTTGGCAACACATCGATCTCAGCCAAAAGTTGCTGCCACTTGATGTTCTGGTAGATGCATTGAAACGCGCACATAAAGGGACAGACTGCATAAAATTGAGTGGCCCAGCGCTGAAGTATACAAGCACAGAAGTGAGAACGTTTAACAATACATTGGCGGAAACATTTTCCATGCGTTGCACACAGTTAAGTGTTTTGGAATTGCGTGGAGTAATTGTTGATCTAAGAAAT GTTCGAATTGTACATTTTCCTAAAACGCTTAAGCGGCTCGTCTTTAGAGATTGTGACGTGTGTAAGCCACCAGAGGAGCAAACTATATTTTGTGGTATTCACACTCATCTGGTGCATTTGGAG GAACTTGGAATCGAGTTTAGCAATTGGTTTGAACCATATCATATTATGATGATATCGAAAATACCCTCACTGCGATGGCTTAGTCTAAAAGGATGTAAGCGGTTTGGGGAGTTTATACCCTATGGTAGTATGGCAGCACGATTTGGATTCAAAAAATTAGAG TATTTGGATTTGCGCTACACGCCAGTAAATGACTCTGACTTGCAATGTTTCAATGTCGTGTTAACTTTAAAAGAGTTACTACTAGACTGTCCTGTAAGTTCGTCGTGTAGTCATGAAATGAAATGTGATACACCTTTCAAAGTGGAACGTAAAAGCGCCGGCACTAACGATTGTCAGCCATCCACATCAAAAGCATCCGCTACACCTGAGGATAGCGAATCTCTTCTAAGTACTAACTCATTTGTTAATACATCACCAAATACTTCCGCACAAGATGGTCGCGAAAAAGGAGGACAATACTCGTGTACCAGCCCACAACTAGTATCACCATCATCGTCATCTACATCATCTTcttcgtcatcatcatcatcatcttcttCGGCAATGAGCTCTCCTTTCGCCTCACCATCGCGCTTGGGACAAGAACAGCCAGCAGATAATTACCTACCTGAACCAGCTGGAAATGTACCATCGCGTAGTCGATTTTTACCGCGTCCAGATCAAGTAATTTTATTAGATTGTGTAAACCGTCGCCCGAATATACGACATATACGCCCTTTACCAAACTTGGATAATCAATTCGATGGTTTACTACAACATCCACTATTTTGGAATATAATAAATCCTTTGGGGCGTGGCACAGAAGCCAATAGGCCCTGCACCGCATTAGTGCCAGCATCTGAAATTAACCATCGCACATGCCCTGTTTCCGATCGTGGCATATGCTCGTTTGGTCGTCCACAAAATCCTGTTGAAGCTGGTGTTATATGGATACGTATTGGTAATCGTCCTAGCGAAAATAGCTTTGTAAGGTTAAGCGTACGAAATTATAAAAGAGTCACCGATATATCATTGCATCATCTTGTACAATGCTCTCCAGATTTAGTGTATCTCGATTTGAGTGGCACAAGTGTAACGCGTGAAGGTGTACAACGATTTAAGGCTGGTAAACCAGAATGTCAAATTATAGCTGATCATCTGATTATGACGAATGACGCTGAGGAATGTCCTGGACAAAATTTGTCAGCCGATTAA